In Pseudomonadota bacterium, a single genomic region encodes these proteins:
- a CDS encoding ATP-binding protein, with protein MRKTAEYYPVVTVTGPRQSGKTTLCRALFPHLKYVSFELIDVREYALRDPRGFLAEHSEGAVFDEIQHAPELLSYLQVEVDARPEPGRFILTGSQHFGLAAAISQTPAGRTAVLCLLPLSLDELARFPSARTELFEVMWAGGYPRIHDVGIPADRWLSDYVATYVERDVRQLTNVGDLRTFSAFLKLAAGRSAQTENSSGLGADAGVSHNTARAWLSILEASYLVMRLPSWQRNLTKRLTRAPKGHFLDSGLLCHLLGIRSPEELRHHPLRGAVFESFVASEIAKHRANSGRERDLFHYRDARGLEVDLVLDRGSSPLLIEVKSGATVSDDFLDPLDRLARHVAQKTGDAPRRALVYGGVERQSRTGCEIVPWNELPALLKSE; from the coding sequence GTGCGGAAGACAGCGGAATACTACCCCGTTGTCACCGTGACCGGCCCCAGGCAGTCCGGGAAGACGACGCTGTGCCGCGCGTTGTTCCCGCACCTGAAGTACGTTTCCTTCGAGCTCATCGACGTCCGGGAGTACGCCCTGCGGGATCCGCGCGGCTTCCTCGCGGAGCACTCCGAGGGGGCGGTCTTCGACGAGATCCAACACGCGCCGGAGCTGCTGTCGTACCTCCAGGTCGAGGTGGACGCGCGCCCCGAGCCGGGGCGGTTCATCCTCACCGGGTCGCAGCACTTCGGCCTGGCCGCCGCGATCTCGCAGACCCCCGCGGGGCGCACCGCGGTCCTCTGTCTCCTGCCTCTGAGCCTCGATGAGCTCGCCCGTTTTCCGTCGGCCCGCACGGAGTTGTTCGAGGTGATGTGGGCGGGAGGCTATCCGCGCATCCACGACGTCGGCATCCCGGCGGACCGCTGGCTCTCCGACTACGTCGCCACGTACGTGGAGCGCGACGTGCGCCAGCTGACGAACGTCGGGGATCTGCGGACGTTCTCCGCGTTCCTCAAGCTGGCCGCAGGGCGCTCGGCGCAGACCGAGAACTCGTCCGGGCTCGGCGCCGACGCCGGCGTTTCCCACAACACCGCCCGCGCGTGGCTCTCGATCCTGGAGGCGAGCTACCTCGTGATGCGCCTCCCGTCGTGGCAGCGCAACCTCACGAAGCGCCTCACGAGAGCGCCGAAGGGGCACTTCCTGGACAGCGGGCTCCTGTGTCATCTCCTCGGGATCAGGTCGCCCGAGGAGCTGCGCCACCACCCGCTGCGCGGCGCCGTGTTCGAGAGCTTCGTCGCGTCCGAGATCGCGAAGCACCGCGCGAATTCGGGGCGGGAGCGGGACCTCTTCCACTACCGCGACGCCCGCGGCCTCGAGGTCGATCTCGTGCTGGACCGGGGGAGCTCACCGCTCCTCATCGAGGTCAAGTCCGGTGCGACCGTCTCCGACGACTTCCTCGACCCGCTCGACAGGCTCGCGCGGCACGTCGCACAGAAGACCGGAGACGCCCCGCGCAGGGCGCTCGTGTACGGCGGCGTCGAGCGACAGTCGCGGACCGGCTGCGAGATCGTCCCGTGGAATGAGTTGCCGGCTTTGTTGAAGTCCGAATGA
- a CDS encoding metallophosphoesterase, whose translation MAKRTFAIGDIHGDIAHLEALLSLLPALDADDTIVFLGDFVDRGPDSAGVVALVRDGLKARTPAKIVALKGSHEDAWLKVRGRGWPEFVMPVGNGCLATLRSFTDGPPPVGEEMPSKEEFLSMLGGRFLPDDVVAWMASLPAWYEDEHAIYVHAGLPKVGDRFAHPSELDDPKPLIWQRSKEFFSAYEGKRVVFGHTIADALPQELSVYTPEDDSDLFSCKNAIGIDTRCGHGGFLTAIELPSLKVYESRRVADR comes from the coding sequence ATGGCGAAACGGACCTTCGCGATCGGCGACATCCACGGGGACATCGCCCACCTCGAGGCGCTGCTCTCCCTGCTCCCGGCGCTCGACGCCGACGACACGATCGTCTTCCTCGGCGACTTCGTGGATCGCGGCCCGGACTCCGCCGGGGTCGTCGCGCTCGTGCGGGACGGCTTGAAGGCTCGCACCCCGGCGAAGATCGTCGCGCTCAAGGGCAGCCACGAGGACGCCTGGCTCAAGGTGCGGGGGCGCGGCTGGCCCGAGTTCGTCATGCCCGTGGGCAACGGCTGCCTGGCGACGCTGCGGTCGTTCACGGACGGCCCGCCGCCGGTCGGCGAGGAGATGCCGAGCAAGGAGGAGTTCCTCTCGATGCTCGGCGGCAGGTTCCTGCCCGACGACGTCGTCGCGTGGATGGCGTCGCTGCCCGCCTGGTACGAGGACGAGCACGCCATCTACGTCCACGCCGGGCTGCCCAAGGTCGGCGATCGCTTCGCGCACCCGTCGGAGCTCGACGATCCGAAGCCGCTCATCTGGCAGCGGAGCAAGGAGTTCTTCTCCGCCTACGAGGGCAAGCGGGTCGTCTTCGGCCACACGATCGCCGACGCCCTGCCCCAGGAGCTCTCCGTCTACACGCCGGAAGACGACTCGGATCTGTTCTCCTGCAAGAACGCCATCGGCATCGACACGCGCTGCGGCCACGGCGGCTTCCTCACCGCGATCGAGCTGCCGTCCCTAAAGGTCTACGAGTCGCGTCGGGTGGCGGACCGCTAG
- a CDS encoding AAA family ATPase, with the protein MLTKLTIRHFKRFDEAVIDLAEPVVLIGPNNSGKTTVLQALALWDLGLRTWLDKRGKQDGGPEKRPGVSINRKDLFSLSVPNAIVLWNDLHVRATSGGNGERGTKNILIEIEVDGVAAGQEWSCGLEFDYANEESFYCRPLRLEQAKNPRRMSIPDGCTDHRVAFLPPMSGLSDREFVKQEGEIGFLIGQGQTAQVLRNMCHSLFIGKEGGARWDKIVACIQSLFGVELMPPRLVSARSEIQMSYREAGGPELDLSCSGRGLQQTLLLMAFLHANPKSILLLDEPDAHLEILRQRQIFNLLTETASNQGSQIVAASHSEVVLGEAAARGKVVAFVGRPHVINDRGQQALKALRDIGFDQYYQAEHKGWVLYLEDTTDLDILRAFAEKLRHPVLPHLDTCFLHPVATNLPQRARDHFFGLREAKPDLVGVAVFDRLDRELTTGTALIEMMWQKREIENYIYSKASLLRFSASGVDDDLLGLAERRRREAVMEESIREMSDAWEKLGRPSPWSDDIKATDDFLEPLFRAFSQKLRLPLLLRKNEYSKLVLFTDPDESSAEIVEKLDAILEVAKRAHPFQ; encoded by the coding sequence GTGCTCACCAAACTGACCATTCGTCACTTCAAGCGGTTCGACGAAGCCGTCATCGATCTCGCCGAGCCCGTGGTTCTCATCGGCCCGAACAACTCCGGCAAGACGACGGTCCTCCAAGCGTTGGCTCTTTGGGATCTCGGTCTTCGCACCTGGCTGGACAAACGGGGCAAACAGGACGGCGGCCCCGAAAAGCGACCCGGGGTTTCCATCAACCGCAAGGATCTCTTCAGCCTGTCCGTTCCCAACGCCATTGTGCTCTGGAACGACCTGCACGTCCGCGCGACGTCGGGCGGCAACGGTGAGCGAGGAACCAAGAACATTTTGATTGAGATAGAAGTCGACGGCGTAGCCGCCGGCCAGGAGTGGTCCTGCGGGTTGGAGTTCGACTACGCCAACGAGGAGTCTTTCTACTGTCGCCCGCTGCGACTGGAGCAGGCCAAGAACCCCCGGCGGATGTCCATACCGGACGGCTGCACGGACCACCGAGTCGCCTTTCTGCCCCCGATGTCGGGGTTGTCCGACCGCGAGTTCGTCAAGCAGGAGGGTGAGATCGGCTTCCTCATCGGGCAGGGCCAAACGGCACAGGTCCTGAGAAACATGTGCCACAGCCTGTTCATCGGGAAGGAAGGCGGGGCCCGTTGGGACAAAATCGTTGCGTGCATCCAGTCCCTGTTCGGCGTCGAGCTGATGCCACCGAGGCTCGTGTCCGCTCGAAGCGAGATCCAGATGTCCTACCGCGAAGCGGGTGGCCCGGAACTGGATTTGTCGTGCTCCGGGCGCGGCCTGCAACAAACCCTCTTGCTCATGGCCTTCCTACACGCCAATCCGAAGTCGATCCTTCTGTTGGATGAGCCGGACGCTCACCTCGAGATCTTGCGACAGCGCCAGATCTTCAACCTTCTGACAGAAACGGCATCGAACCAGGGATCGCAAATCGTCGCCGCGAGTCACTCGGAGGTCGTTCTCGGCGAGGCGGCGGCCCGCGGAAAGGTGGTGGCCTTCGTCGGGCGCCCCCACGTCATCAACGATCGCGGTCAACAGGCTCTCAAGGCGCTCCGCGACATCGGCTTCGACCAGTACTACCAAGCAGAGCACAAGGGCTGGGTTCTGTACTTGGAGGACACGACCGACCTCGACATTCTCAGGGCGTTCGCCGAGAAGCTGCGTCATCCCGTTCTACCGCACCTCGACACCTGCTTCCTGCATCCGGTCGCCACGAACCTTCCCCAGCGCGCGCGGGACCACTTCTTCGGGCTCCGGGAAGCGAAGCCCGATCTCGTGGGCGTCGCCGTCTTCGATCGCCTGGACCGCGAGCTGACGACCGGTACGGCGCTGATCGAGATGATGTGGCAGAAGCGCGAGATAGAGAACTACATCTATTCGAAGGCCTCCCTGCTGCGATTCTCCGCCTCCGGAGTGGACGACGATCTGCTCGGACTCGCGGAACGCAGGCGGAGAGAGGCCGTGATGGAAGAGTCCATTCGAGAGATGTCGGATGCTTGGGAGAAACTGGGGCGACCCTCGCCCTGGTCCGACGACATCAAGGCTACCGACGACTTCCTCGAACCCTTGTTCAGGGCGTTCTCACAGAAGCTCCGCCTCCCTTTGTTGCTGAGGAAGAACGAGTACTCCAAACTGGTTCTCTTCACCGATCCCGATGAGTCGTCTGCGGAGATCGTGGAAAAGCTGGACGCCATCCTCGAAGTGGCCAAGAGAGCGCACCCCTTCCAGTAG
- a CDS encoding ATP-binding cassette domain-containing protein, translated as MIHLTNIAVQHGSQILFKDASFQLHPGSRTGLVGVNGSGKTTVFRLLAGEQQPDAGEISRPARLRIGYFSQSVGDMSGRSALEEVKAASADILALGEEIRRLEEEMSAPESDDRLEKTLARYGDAVGEFEHRGGYELEARAEAVLTGLGIAPSEHGNPVESFSGGWKMRIALARILTINPDVLLLDEPTNHLDVESIVWLETWLHDSFKGALLLTIDDREFMNRTVSRIVEIASRTITTYGGDYDFYLREKEVRREQLLASHRRQQEMLAKEEQFIARFAARASHASQVQSRVKKIDKIERIEIPAEEKVIRFEFNAPPRSGDEVAKFDALAKSWPQPGGGGRTVFSGVSGLIRRGDKIAVVGVNGAGKSTFLKILAGQAEQTAGALAIGANVRVGYFSQHAMEVLEPRRTVFETVREVLPLASIGVIRSLCGAFLFQGEAADKRVEALSGGEKSRVVLATLLAQPVNLLVLDEPTNHLDIQSREILLGALSRFDGTVVLVSHDRHFLRSLVDRVFEIDRGALRAFEGDYDYYLGKSRSDAVARPGLAMP; from the coding sequence ATGATCCACCTCACGAACATCGCCGTGCAGCACGGCTCGCAGATCCTGTTCAAGGACGCGTCGTTCCAGCTCCACCCCGGGAGCCGCACCGGGCTCGTCGGCGTGAACGGCTCGGGCAAGACGACGGTCTTCCGGCTGCTCGCGGGCGAGCAGCAGCCCGACGCGGGCGAGATCTCGCGGCCGGCCCGCCTCCGGATCGGCTACTTCTCGCAGAGCGTGGGCGACATGTCGGGCCGCTCCGCGCTCGAGGAGGTGAAGGCCGCCTCGGCCGACATCCTCGCGCTCGGCGAGGAGATACGGCGGCTCGAGGAGGAGATGTCCGCGCCCGAATCGGACGACCGGCTCGAGAAGACGCTCGCCCGCTACGGCGACGCGGTCGGGGAGTTCGAGCACCGCGGCGGCTACGAGCTCGAGGCGCGCGCGGAGGCGGTGCTCACCGGGCTCGGGATCGCCCCGTCCGAGCACGGGAACCCGGTCGAGTCGTTCAGCGGCGGTTGGAAGATGCGCATCGCGCTCGCCAGGATCCTGACGATCAATCCGGACGTGCTCCTGCTCGACGAGCCGACGAACCACCTCGACGTCGAGTCGATCGTCTGGCTCGAGACGTGGCTCCACGACTCCTTCAAGGGCGCGCTCCTCCTGACGATCGACGACCGCGAATTCATGAACCGCACGGTGAGCCGCATCGTGGAGATCGCGAGCCGGACGATCACGACCTACGGCGGCGACTACGACTTCTACCTCCGCGAGAAGGAGGTGCGGCGCGAGCAGCTCCTCGCGAGCCACCGCCGGCAGCAGGAGATGCTCGCCAAGGAGGAGCAGTTCATCGCGCGCTTCGCGGCCCGCGCCTCGCACGCCTCGCAGGTCCAGTCCCGCGTGAAGAAGATCGACAAGATCGAGCGCATCGAGATCCCGGCCGAGGAGAAGGTGATCCGGTTCGAGTTCAACGCGCCCCCTCGCAGCGGGGACGAGGTCGCGAAGTTCGACGCCCTCGCGAAGAGCTGGCCGCAGCCGGGCGGCGGCGGGCGGACCGTCTTCTCGGGCGTCTCGGGGCTGATCCGCCGCGGCGACAAGATCGCGGTCGTCGGCGTCAACGGCGCCGGGAAGTCGACGTTCCTCAAGATCCTCGCCGGGCAGGCCGAGCAGACCGCCGGGGCGCTCGCGATCGGCGCGAACGTGCGCGTCGGCTACTTCAGCCAGCACGCCATGGAGGTGCTCGAGCCGCGCCGCACGGTGTTCGAGACGGTGCGGGAGGTGCTGCCGCTCGCCTCGATAGGCGTCATCCGCAGCCTGTGCGGGGCGTTCCTGTTCCAGGGCGAGGCGGCCGACAAGCGCGTCGAGGCGCTCTCGGGCGGCGAGAAGAGCCGGGTCGTGCTCGCGACGCTGCTCGCGCAGCCCGTGAACCTCCTCGTGCTCGACGAGCCGACGAACCACCTCGACATCCAGTCGCGCGAGATCCTGCTCGGCGCGCTCTCGCGGTTCGACGGCACCGTCGTGCTCGTCAGCCACGATCGGCACTTCCTCCGATCGCTCGTCGACCGCGTCTTCGAGATCGACCGCGGCGCGCTGCGCGCCTTCGAGGGCGACTACGACTACTACCTCGGGAAGAGCCGGAGCGACGCTGTCGCCAGGCCGGGGCTCGCGATGCCTTGA
- a CDS encoding RNA methyltransferase: MEKEHQRELAVCGRAAVRALSEKHPEKVRRLFFIEDRAPELGRLCSFMAKKKRPYRVAGVEDLEKLSDTIHHQGVVAMIEAPEYPRVSGETVDRWSKSGERVFVLDRVGNAHNLGAIVRSLAFFGLEHLVIGDDDGDARVTTSAYRVAQGGMELVTVWKDKSAAAFAQRAKGKIALAGADHRASASSRDLAAFARKPDGSPRAVAVLLGNEEEGLSRGARGVCDTTFRIPGVDVIESLNVAQAASILAYELAPRVRVR, translated from the coding sequence GTGGAAAAGGAACATCAACGCGAATTGGCCGTCTGCGGCCGCGCCGCGGTACGAGCCCTGTCCGAGAAGCACCCCGAAAAGGTGCGCCGCCTTTTCTTCATCGAGGATCGCGCGCCGGAGCTCGGCCGCCTCTGCTCCTTCATGGCGAAGAAGAAAAGGCCCTACCGCGTGGCCGGGGTCGAAGATCTGGAGAAGCTCTCCGACACCATCCACCACCAGGGCGTCGTCGCCATGATCGAAGCGCCAGAGTACCCCCGCGTCTCGGGCGAGACCGTGGACCGATGGTCGAAGAGCGGCGAACGCGTCTTCGTGCTCGACCGCGTGGGCAACGCCCACAACCTGGGCGCGATCGTGCGCAGCCTCGCGTTCTTCGGGCTCGAGCACCTCGTCATCGGCGACGACGACGGCGACGCCCGCGTCACGACCAGCGCCTACCGCGTGGCGCAGGGCGGCATGGAGCTCGTGACCGTCTGGAAGGACAAGAGCGCGGCGGCGTTCGCCCAAAGGGCCAAGGGCAAGATCGCGCTCGCGGGCGCCGATCACCGCGCGTCCGCCTCCTCCCGCGACCTCGCCGCCTTCGCGCGAAAACCGGACGGTTCCCCGCGCGCTGTCGCGGTGCTCCTGGGCAACGAGGAGGAGGGGCTCTCCCGGGGGGCTCGCGGCGTCTGCGACACGACCTTCCGCATCCCCGGCGTCGACGTCATCGAGAGCCTCAACGTGGCGCAGGCCGCGTCCATCCTCGCCTACGAGCTGGCGCCCCGCGTCCGGGTTCGATGA